A window of the Glaciimonas sp. CA11.2 genome harbors these coding sequences:
- the iscA gene encoding iron-sulfur cluster assembly protein IscA has translation MAITLTEKAAKHINRYIERRGKGIGLRFGVRTTGCSGLAYKLEYVDEKTTEDAVFESHGIQVFVDPKSLPYIDGTELDFAREGLNEGFKFYNPNVKDECGCGESFTI, from the coding sequence ATGGCAATTACTCTCACTGAAAAAGCTGCAAAGCATATCAATCGCTACATCGAAAGACGTGGCAAGGGTATCGGCTTGCGTTTTGGTGTGCGCACGACCGGGTGTTCGGGACTGGCTTATAAGCTGGAATACGTTGACGAGAAGACGACTGAAGATGCGGTTTTTGAATCGCACGGGATTCAGGTTTTTGTTGATCCTAAAAGTTTGCCTTACATTGACGGTACTGAACTTGATTTCGCCCGTGAAGGATTGAATGAAGGTTTCAAGTTTTATAATCCGAATGTTAAGGATGAGTGCGGTTGCGGCGAAAGCTTTACCATTTGA
- the iscU gene encoding Fe-S cluster assembly scaffold IscU produces MSYSEKVLDHYENPRNVGAFEKGDDTVGTGMVGAPACGDVMKLQIKVGADGVILDAKFKTYGCGSAIASSSLVTEWVKGKTLDQAMSIKNTQIAEELALPPVKIHCSILAEDAIKAAVEDYKAKHGIVEHKQAA; encoded by the coding sequence ATGTCCTATTCAGAAAAAGTTCTCGATCATTACGAAAACCCGCGCAATGTTGGTGCCTTCGAAAAGGGCGATGACACTGTCGGTACCGGTATGGTCGGCGCGCCAGCATGCGGCGACGTAATGAAGTTGCAAATCAAGGTCGGCGCAGATGGCGTGATTTTGGATGCAAAGTTTAAAACCTACGGCTGCGGTTCAGCGATTGCATCATCATCGCTGGTCACCGAATGGGTCAAAGGCAAAACGCTCGATCAGGCAATGTCGATCAAAAACACGCAAATTGCCGAAGAGTTGGCACTGCCGCCAGTCAAAATTCACTGCTCAATTTTGGCAGAAGATGCGATTAAAGCGGCAGTTGAAGACTACAAAGCGAAGCATGGAATCGTAGAACACAAACAAGCAGCCTAA
- a CDS encoding IscS subfamily cysteine desulfurase: MNAPLEKSLIDTLKAPHFPIYMDYSATTPIDPRVADKMIPYLREQFGNPASRSHMYGWTAEKAVEDARAQVAALVKADPREIIWTSGATEGNNLALKGAANFYKTKGKHIITVKTEHKAVLDTVRELERQGFEATYLQPQDNGLITIEQLEAAIRPDTILISVMLVNNEIGVIQPIQEIGELCRKKGIIFHCDAAQATGKLEIDLENWKVDLMTFTAHKTYGPKGIGALYVRRKPRVRLEAQMHGGGHERGLRSGTLPTHQIVGMGEAFQIAQEEMATELVRIRALRDRLATGLQTMEEVYVNGDMDHRVPHNLNISFNYVEGESLVMAIKDIAVSSGSACTSASLEPSYVLRALGRNDELAHSSIRFTIGRFTTEEEIDFTIDLIKGKVAKLRDLSPLWDMYKDGIDISSIQWAAH, encoded by the coding sequence ATGAACGCACCCCTGGAAAAAAGCCTGATAGATACATTGAAGGCACCGCACTTCCCTATATATATGGATTACTCAGCAACGACGCCGATTGATCCGCGTGTTGCCGATAAAATGATTCCGTACCTGCGCGAGCAATTCGGTAATCCAGCCTCACGCAGCCATATGTATGGCTGGACTGCAGAGAAAGCAGTTGAAGATGCGCGTGCGCAAGTTGCTGCGCTGGTGAAGGCTGACCCACGTGAAATCATCTGGACATCCGGTGCGACCGAAGGTAATAACCTTGCGCTAAAAGGTGCCGCGAATTTTTACAAAACTAAAGGCAAGCACATCATCACGGTCAAGACCGAGCACAAAGCGGTGCTGGATACCGTCCGTGAACTCGAGCGCCAGGGATTTGAAGCAACTTATTTGCAACCGCAAGATAATGGCTTGATCACCATCGAGCAATTGGAAGCGGCGATTCGCCCAGATACCATTTTGATATCGGTCATGCTGGTGAATAATGAAATTGGCGTGATTCAGCCAATTCAGGAAATCGGCGAATTGTGTCGCAAGAAAGGTATTATTTTCCATTGCGATGCGGCTCAGGCAACCGGCAAGCTTGAAATTGATCTGGAAAACTGGAAAGTCGATCTGATGACTTTCACAGCACACAAAACTTACGGTCCTAAAGGGATTGGCGCGTTGTACGTACGCCGCAAGCCGCGTGTCCGTCTGGAAGCGCAAATGCACGGTGGCGGTCATGAGCGTGGTTTGCGTTCGGGTACATTGCCTACACACCAAATTGTGGGTATGGGTGAAGCGTTCCAGATTGCACAGGAAGAAATGGCGACTGAGCTGGTGCGTATCCGCGCTCTGCGTGATCGTCTGGCGACTGGTTTGCAAACGATGGAAGAAGTGTATGTGAATGGCGACATGGATCATCGTGTTCCGCACAACCTGAACATCAGCTTCAATTACGTCGAAGGCGAATCGCTGGTCATGGCGATCAAAGATATTGCAGTGTCGTCGGGTTCAGCTTGTACTTCAGCTAGTCTGGAACCATCGTATGTTTTGCGTGCACTTGGCCGTAACGACGAATTGGCGCATAGCTCGATCCGTTTCACTATCGGTCGTTTTACGACTGAAGAAGAGATTGATTTCACGATTGATCTCATTAAAGGAAAAGTCGCTAAGCTGCGTGATTTGTCGCCGCTGTGGGATATGTATAAAGACGGGATCGATATTAGTTCGATCCAGTGGGCAGCTCACTAA
- the iscR gene encoding Fe-S cluster assembly transcriptional regulator IscR: MRLTTKGRFAVTAMIDLASRQGNGPVTLSAISERQEISLSYLEQLFGKLRRHKIVESVRGPGGGYNLARPAKDVTVADIIIAVDEPLDATQCGGKENCHSSDQGGGRCMTHDLWSTLNAKMVEYLDSVSLKDLVDQQEAHQKAHQKPKNPEQNVVVMHRSHLVA, translated from the coding sequence ATGCGGTTGACTACGAAAGGCCGATTTGCAGTAACAGCAATGATCGACCTGGCATCGCGCCAAGGTAACGGCCCTGTCACATTGTCAGCGATCAGCGAGAGGCAAGAAATTTCGTTATCCTATCTGGAGCAGCTGTTCGGAAAGTTACGACGCCACAAAATAGTGGAGTCGGTACGTGGACCTGGTGGTGGCTATAATCTGGCCCGACCAGCAAAAGACGTTACAGTCGCCGACATTATTATTGCCGTCGATGAACCGCTGGATGCAACACAATGCGGCGGGAAAGAAAATTGTCACAGCTCTGATCAAGGCGGTGGTCGATGTATGACACATGATCTGTGGTCGACGTTGAATGCAAAAATGGTTGAATATCTGGATTCGGTTTCGTTGAAAGACTTGGTGGATCAGCAAGAAGCGCACCAAAAAGCGCACCAAAAACCGAAAAACCCTGAACAAAATGTGGTGGTAATGCATCGTTCCCACCTGGTTGCTTGA
- a CDS encoding TetR/AcrR family transcriptional regulator codes for MATRKSKTPQSPTHRAEKKRADILKSAGKCFRKTGFHQTSMQEICNEVGLGPGAVYRYFTGKDAIIAAMAEDERRQARTMLSEFHDTDNLPQALSAITQAFALRYAATSDAGLMTEIYAEGLRNKKVGAIIKKAESEWVDGLADMLRTAQKRKQIDRKLDAGQVALLLTAMWDGLVIRQAYTPNPPEALLALFDNMLTSWLTRDPSQDKSPKTTTDQKTKLPVARPVTEKAAQKAEDDLRQSNLFKPEKKKAGKKSSEPEGLPALPSMFPEPDDTSETDENTVELDLRQMSLI; via the coding sequence ATGGCCACCCGCAAATCCAAAACACCGCAGTCACCGACCCATAGAGCTGAGAAGAAACGCGCCGATATTTTAAAATCGGCCGGAAAATGCTTCCGCAAAACTGGCTTCCATCAAACCTCCATGCAAGAAATTTGCAACGAGGTCGGCCTTGGACCGGGTGCCGTCTATCGCTACTTCACCGGCAAAGACGCAATTATCGCCGCCATGGCCGAGGACGAACGACGTCAGGCACGCACGATGCTGAGCGAATTTCATGACACCGATAATTTGCCGCAAGCGCTATCTGCCATTACCCAAGCCTTTGCCTTACGCTACGCGGCAACCAGCGACGCGGGGTTGATGACAGAAATCTACGCCGAAGGACTGCGCAACAAAAAAGTCGGCGCCATCATTAAAAAAGCAGAATCAGAATGGGTCGACGGCCTCGCTGACATGTTGCGCACGGCACAAAAACGCAAACAAATTGATCGCAAACTTGATGCAGGGCAAGTCGCACTACTGTTGACTGCCATGTGGGACGGCCTTGTTATACGGCAAGCCTACACACCAAACCCGCCAGAAGCGTTATTAGCCCTGTTTGACAATATGCTCACAAGCTGGCTGACCCGCGACCCAAGCCAGGACAAATCACCTAAAACAACAACAGACCAAAAAACCAAACTACCGGTTGCGCGTCCCGTGACGGAAAAAGCAGCCCAAAAAGCCGAAGACGATCTCCGCCAATCCAATCTGTTCAAACCAGAAAAAAAGAAAGCCGGAAAAAAATCTAGCGAACCAGAAGGGTTGCCAGCTTTGCCATCAATGTTCCCAGAGCCAGACGACACATCAGAAACCGACGAAAATACGGTTGAATTAGACCTTCGCCAAATGAGTCTAATTTGA
- a CDS encoding uracil-DNA glycosylase encodes MMKLDPSDAVIPSDIHVALEVADPSWRPILLEGLSAMAALYPDYLPDLVRSDFLPTQGRLFAAFALPLDEVEYVLVGEGPYPRDASATGVCFMDGAVGALWSEKGLSKPVNRATSLRNFMKMLLVADGQLNIERTAGDAMVGVALQAQNSASATIQTLAELQKNLTAKGFLLLNATLVFRSSVPPVKEAKPWLPFLQVVLRGLADHSVNAAPELPTLVLWGKIAEQVNALAVAAQFPKMMAEHPYNLSFIGNARMQGLFGPMHLLRKA; translated from the coding sequence ATGATGAAGCTTGATCCATCTGATGCTGTTATTCCTTCGGATATCCATGTAGCGTTAGAGGTTGCTGATCCCTCCTGGCGTCCAATTTTGTTGGAGGGTTTGTCGGCGATGGCGGCGCTATATCCTGACTATCTGCCTGATTTGGTAAGGTCTGACTTTTTGCCGACGCAAGGGCGTTTGTTTGCTGCTTTTGCGCTGCCTTTGGATGAGGTTGAGTATGTGTTGGTCGGCGAAGGGCCTTATCCGCGGGATGCGAGTGCAACGGGGGTCTGTTTTATGGATGGTGCGGTTGGTGCGTTGTGGTCTGAAAAGGGCCTGTCAAAGCCCGTCAATCGTGCAACGTCGCTGCGTAACTTTATGAAAATGTTGCTGGTCGCGGACGGTCAGTTAAATATTGAGAGGACCGCGGGTGATGCGATGGTGGGGGTTGCATTGCAAGCGCAAAATAGTGCTTCTGCGACAATTCAGACTCTGGCTGAGCTGCAAAAAAATCTGACTGCAAAGGGATTTCTGTTGCTCAACGCGACCTTGGTGTTTCGATCTTCTGTGCCGCCGGTCAAGGAGGCTAAGCCGTGGTTGCCGTTTTTGCAAGTTGTTTTGCGCGGACTGGCAGATCATAGTGTGAATGCGGCGCCTGAATTACCGACGCTGGTGTTGTGGGGAAAGATTGCCGAGCAAGTCAATGCGCTGGCTGTGGCTGCGCAATTCCCGAAGATGATGGCAGAGCATCCTTATAATCTGAGCTTTATCGGAAATGCGCGTATGCAGGGCCTGTTTGGGCCGATGCACTTGTTGCGGAAGGCTTGA
- the uvrB gene encoding excinuclease ABC subunit UvrB, with the protein MADKSQVAQVSNKIDDSKIVTFPNSPYKLFQPFLPAGDQPAAIDKLSEGIEDGLFYQTLLGVTGSGKTYTMANVIARMGRPAIIFAPNKTLAAQLYSEFREFFPQNAVEYFVSYYDYYQPEAYVPQRDLFIEKDSSINEHIEQMRLSCTKSLMERRDVVIVATVSAIYGIGNPSEYHQMILTLRVRDKVSQRDLIARLIQMQYTRNEIDFGRGTFRVRGDTVDVFPAEHAELALRIEMFDDEIDSLQLFDPLTGRVKQKIPRFTVYPGSHYVTPRGTVLRAIETIKDELRERLDFFRRENKLIEEQRIEQRTRFDLEMMQEIGFTKGIENYSRHLSGAKAGDPPPTLVDYLPKDALMFLDESHVLIGQLNGMYNGDRARKTNLVDYGFRLPSALDNRPLRFDEFEGKMRQTIFVSATPADYEKQHADQVVEQVVRPTGLVDPLIEVRPALSQVDDLMTEANARIKKGERVLVTTLTKRMAEQLTDFLSDNGIKVRYLHSDIETVERVEIIRDLRLGTFDVLVGINLLREGLDIPEVSLVAILDADKEGFLRSERSLIQTIGRAARNLNGTAILYADRMTDSMRRAIDETERRRAKQVAFNFENGITPVGIRKEIRDLIDGVYSPSGAREELHAAQDRVKYESMSEKQMSKEIKRLEKQMSDHAKNLEFEKAAQVRDQMHQLKQQLFGAPGVDNVVPT; encoded by the coding sequence ATGGCTGACAAATCACAAGTTGCACAGGTTTCTAACAAGATTGATGATTCGAAGATCGTCACGTTTCCCAATTCGCCTTATAAATTGTTCCAGCCATTTTTGCCGGCTGGTGATCAACCAGCGGCGATCGATAAGTTGTCTGAGGGCATTGAAGACGGACTGTTTTACCAGACTTTGCTGGGTGTAACGGGCTCGGGTAAGACTTATACGATGGCTAATGTGATTGCACGGATGGGGCGTCCGGCGATCATATTTGCGCCTAATAAGACGCTTGCGGCGCAACTATATAGCGAGTTCCGAGAATTCTTTCCGCAGAACGCGGTGGAATACTTCGTTAGTTACTACGATTATTACCAGCCGGAAGCCTACGTACCGCAGCGAGACTTGTTTATTGAGAAAGATTCATCCATCAATGAGCATATCGAGCAAATGCGGTTGTCGTGCACAAAATCGTTGATGGAGCGGCGCGATGTTGTAATCGTTGCAACTGTATCGGCTATTTACGGTATTGGTAACCCGAGCGAATACCATCAGATGATTTTGACCCTGCGCGTGAGGGATAAGGTGAGCCAGCGGGATCTGATTGCGCGGTTGATTCAGATGCAATACACCCGCAATGAAATCGATTTTGGGCGCGGTACGTTCCGCGTGCGTGGCGACACGGTAGATGTGTTTCCGGCTGAGCATGCGGAGTTGGCGTTGCGCATTGAGATGTTCGATGACGAAATCGACAGTCTTCAACTATTTGATCCGTTGACCGGGCGTGTCAAGCAAAAGATTCCACGCTTTACGGTTTATCCAGGTTCGCATTATGTGACGCCACGCGGTACGGTGTTGCGCGCCATTGAGACTATCAAGGATGAGTTGCGTGAGCGGCTGGATTTTTTCCGGCGTGAAAACAAGCTCATCGAAGAGCAGCGTATTGAGCAGCGCACCCGATTCGATCTGGAGATGATGCAGGAAATTGGGTTCACTAAAGGAATTGAAAATTATTCGCGCCACCTAAGCGGTGCGAAAGCGGGTGATCCGCCGCCGACTTTAGTTGATTATTTGCCAAAAGATGCATTGATGTTTCTGGATGAGTCGCACGTGCTCATTGGGCAACTTAATGGCATGTATAACGGCGATCGCGCACGAAAGACCAATCTGGTCGATTATGGATTTCGTTTGCCATCCGCGTTGGATAATCGGCCGCTGAGGTTCGATGAGTTTGAGGGCAAGATGCGGCAGACGATTTTTGTTTCGGCGACACCCGCCGATTACGAAAAACAGCATGCTGATCAGGTGGTGGAGCAGGTGGTGCGTCCGACCGGTTTGGTCGATCCGTTGATCGAGGTGCGCCCAGCGTTGAGTCAGGTGGATGACCTGATGACCGAAGCGAACGCTCGCATTAAAAAGGGTGAGCGGGTTCTGGTGACGACGCTGACCAAGCGCATGGCGGAGCAGTTGACTGACTTCTTGAGTGATAACGGTATCAAGGTGCGTTATTTGCACAGTGATATTGAAACGGTCGAGCGCGTTGAAATTATCCGTGATTTGCGTTTGGGTACGTTTGATGTGCTGGTTGGGATTAACTTGTTGCGCGAGGGTCTGGATATTCCAGAGGTATCGTTGGTGGCTATTCTGGATGCGGATAAGGAGGGATTCTTGCGCTCTGAGCGAAGCCTCATTCAAACAATTGGTCGCGCCGCCCGTAACCTGAATGGTACGGCGATTTTGTACGCGGATCGGATGACGGATTCAATGCGCCGTGCAATAGATGAGACCGAACGACGTCGTGCCAAGCAGGTTGCTTTCAATTTTGAAAATGGGATTACGCCGGTTGGTATTCGGAAGGAAATTCGTGACCTGATCGATGGCGTGTACAGTCCTTCGGGCGCGCGGGAGGAGTTGCATGCGGCACAAGATCGCGTGAAGTATGAGTCGATGAGTGAAAAGCAAATGAGTAAAGAAATCAAGCGACTGGAGAAGCAGATGAGTGATCATGCGAAAAATTTGGAGTTTGAAAAGGCGGCGCAAGTGCGGGATCAAATGCATCAGTTGAAGCAGCAGTTGTTTGGTGCGCCGGGAGTGGATAATGTGGTGCCAACTTGA
- a CDS encoding amino acid aminotransferase yields the protein MNAPLSASLFTAIEMAPRDPILGVTDGFNSDKNPNKINLGVGVYSDDDSKVPLLQCVRKAEAQLIEKLSPRTYLPIDGLAAYDKAVQELVFGADSAVIKEKRAITVQAIGGTGALKLGADFLKRFSAEDTQVWISDPSWENHRALFEFAGFTVNNYPYYDAATRGVNFAAMLDALKAMPRGSIVLLHACCHNPTGADLSSDQWTEVIQVVTQNGLIPFLDMAYQGFGDGIDADGEVVRRFTDAGGPLFISNSFSKSFSLYGERVGALSIVATSAEEAGRIMSQLKRVIRTNYSNPPIHGGQVVATALASPELRALWEEELAGMRVRIREMRELLAKKLKEQAPAHDFSFVTKQRGMFSYTGLTKAQVEKLRDEYSIHTIDTGRICVAALNTKNIDYVVASIAKVL from the coding sequence ATGAACGCTCCTCTTTCAGCCTCCCTCTTCACCGCCATCGAAATGGCGCCACGCGATCCTATCCTTGGCGTCACTGACGGCTTCAACTCTGACAAAAATCCGAACAAAATCAACCTCGGCGTTGGCGTGTACTCCGACGACGATAGCAAAGTACCGCTACTGCAATGCGTACGCAAAGCCGAGGCGCAACTGATAGAAAAACTGTCACCGCGTACTTACTTGCCTATCGACGGTTTAGCCGCGTACGACAAAGCTGTCCAAGAACTAGTATTTGGGGCCGACAGTGCCGTAATTAAAGAGAAGCGCGCCATCACCGTGCAAGCCATCGGCGGCACTGGCGCGTTGAAGCTAGGTGCAGATTTTCTCAAACGCTTTTCTGCAGAAGATACGCAGGTATGGATCAGCGATCCAAGCTGGGAAAACCACCGCGCATTGTTTGAATTTGCAGGCTTCACGGTCAACAACTATCCGTACTACGACGCGGCTACACGCGGCGTCAATTTTGCGGCCATGCTCGACGCATTGAAGGCAATGCCACGCGGATCGATTGTCTTGTTGCACGCTTGCTGCCACAACCCAACTGGCGCCGATCTAAGCAGCGACCAATGGACCGAAGTCATTCAGGTTGTCACGCAAAATGGATTAATTCCTTTCCTCGATATGGCCTATCAAGGATTTGGCGACGGCATTGACGCTGACGGCGAAGTCGTACGTCGCTTCACTGACGCTGGCGGCCCACTGTTCATCTCGAACTCATTCTCTAAATCGTTTTCACTGTACGGCGAACGCGTAGGTGCATTAAGCATCGTCGCCACATCCGCAGAAGAAGCCGGTCGCATCATGTCGCAACTCAAGCGCGTCATCCGCACCAACTACTCCAACCCACCGATTCACGGCGGTCAGGTAGTCGCCACCGCACTGGCATCGCCAGAGCTGCGTGCATTATGGGAAGAAGAACTGGCAGGCATGCGCGTACGTATCCGCGAAATGCGCGAACTGCTCGCCAAGAAATTAAAAGAACAAGCACCCGCCCACGATTTCAGCTTCGTCACCAAACAGCGCGGCATGTTTTCATACACAGGCCTCACCAAAGCACAGGTAGAAAAACTGCGCGACGAGTACTCAATCCACACCATCGATACCGGTCGTATTTGTGTTGCTGCATTAAATACGAAAAATATTGATTATGTTGTAGCGTCAATCGCAAAAGTCCTTTAA